From the genome of Scytonema hofmannii PCC 7110, one region includes:
- a CDS encoding glycosyltransferase family 4 protein → MKILVLSWEFPPRIVGGISRHVAELYPELVTLGHEIHLITPEFGNAPLYEVVEGVRVHRIPIAPSHDFFHWVVNLNESMGHHGGKLILEEGSFDLIHAHDWLVGDAAIALKHNFKIPLIATMHATEYGRYNGIYTDTQRYISGKEKLLVYNAWRVIVCTDYMQREVEHALHSPGNKIDVIYNGIRPEKKKLQQDFPALDFRRQFAEDGEKIVYYVGRMTYEKGVPLLLSAAPKVLWEMGGYVKFVIIGGGNTDHLKKQAWDTGIWHKCYFTGFISDDYLDKFQTIADCAVFPSLYEPFGIVALESFASRVPVVVSDTGGFPEVVQHTKTGIVTYTNDPDSLAWGILEVLKNPGYRQWLIDNAYEDLERRFCWPKLAKQTEDVYKRVLQERSQVLWL, encoded by the coding sequence ATGAAAATACTAGTGCTGAGTTGGGAGTTTCCGCCTCGCATAGTTGGGGGAATTTCTCGTCACGTAGCAGAGTTATACCCGGAACTAGTAACGTTAGGACATGAAATTCACTTAATTACACCAGAATTTGGGAATGCTCCTTTGTATGAGGTGGTGGAAGGAGTTCGAGTACATCGTATACCAATCGCACCCAGTCATGATTTTTTTCATTGGGTTGTGAATTTAAACGAGAGTATGGGTCATCATGGTGGTAAGCTAATACTCGAAGAAGGTTCTTTTGATCTCATCCACGCTCATGACTGGTTGGTTGGAGATGCGGCGATCGCTCTCAAACATAATTTTAAAATTCCCCTAATCGCTACGATGCACGCTACCGAGTACGGACGCTATAACGGTATTTACACGGATACACAAAGGTATATAAGTGGCAAAGAAAAACTACTCGTTTATAATGCTTGGCGAGTCATCGTTTGTACCGACTATATGCAGCGGGAAGTAGAACACGCTTTACACAGCCCTGGGAATAAAATTGACGTTATTTATAATGGTATTCGACCAGAAAAGAAAAAGCTCCAGCAAGATTTTCCCGCTCTGGATTTCCGCCGTCAATTTGCTGAAGATGGTGAGAAAATTGTCTACTATGTAGGTCGCATGACCTATGAAAAAGGTGTACCCTTGCTTCTCAGTGCTGCGCCTAAAGTACTTTGGGAAATGGGAGGATATGTTAAGTTTGTGATTATTGGTGGTGGTAATACAGACCATCTGAAAAAGCAAGCTTGGGATACAGGGATTTGGCATAAATGCTATTTCACGGGCTTTATCTCTGATGACTACTTAGATAAATTCCAAACAATTGCTGATTGTGCTGTTTTCCCAAGTCTCTACGAACCCTTTGGTATTGTTGCTCTAGAAAGCTTTGCCTCACGCGTTCCAGTTGTTGTTTCCGATACAGGCGGTTTTCCAGAAGTTGTGCAACATACCAAAACAGGGATTGTGACTTATACTAACGATCCAGATTCCTTGGCTTGGGGAATTTTAGAAGTGTTAAAGAACCCAGGCTACCGCCAATGGCTGATTGATAATGCTTATGAAGACTTGGA